Proteins found in one Penaeus vannamei isolate JL-2024 chromosome 29, ASM4276789v1, whole genome shotgun sequence genomic segment:
- the Csk gene encoding tyrosine-protein kinase CSK isoform X1 — MSHTTVRGPFAPDTEVVASYAFVGTSPEDLPFSKLERLTIVRATNDVNWVKARNREGMEGMIPTSYVTECRKEVKLNTMAWFHGKISREEAENLLTPREDGLFLVRESTNFPGDYTLCVCFEHKVEHYRVIYKDNKLTIDEEEFFDHLTKLVEHYEQDADGLCTQLKRSVPKQGRREYAVDPEKAFKAAGWSINRQELKLLDSIGKGEFGDVLLGEWQGQKVAVKRLKDSSRTAQGILEEASLMTSLKHNNLVNLLGLVFEDSCILLVTEFMSKGSLVDYLRSRGRFHVSKRDQINFACDTCSGMAYLESQKVVHRDLAARNVLISEEGVAKVCDFGLAQEMKLKLDGGKFPIKWTAPEALRQSKFSNKSDMWSFGILLWEIYSFGRVPYPRIPLADVMKHVEKGYRMEAPDLCPPEVYQLMKDAWNENCKRRPTFQEALKRLTQLRQSSLA; from the exons GGCCCCTTCGCCCCTGACACGGAGGTGGTGGCCAGCTATGCGTTCGTGGGTACGTCGCCAGAGGACCTGCCCTTCTCCAAGCTGGAGCGGCTAACCATCGTGCGAGCCACCAACGACGTCAACTGGGTCAAGGCCAGGAATCGCGAAGGCATGGAGGGCATGATACCCACCTCGTACGTCACGGAATGCCGGAAGGAGGTCAAGCTCAATACTATGGC atGGTTCCACGGCAAGATCAGCCGCGAGGAGGCCGAGAACCTGCTGACCCCGCGCGAGGACGGCCTCTTCCTGGTGCGGGAGTCCACCAACTTCCCGGGCGACTACACCCTCTGCGTCTGCTTCGAGCATAAG GTTGAGCACTATAGAGTAATATATAAGGACAACAAATTGACTATCGATGAGGAGGAATTCTTCGACCATCTCACTAAACTGGTTGAG CACTATGAACAAGATGCCGATGGCCTTTGCACGCAACTAAAGCGCTCAGTCCCCAAGCAAGGCAGACGGGAATATGCGGTGGATCCAGAGAAGGCCTTTAAGGCTGCTGGCTGGTCCATAAACAGACAGGAACTAAAG CTTTTAGACTCCATAGGCAAGGGTGAATTTGGTGATGTCCTCCTGGGAGAGTGGCAAGGTCAGAAGGTGGCTGTGAAGAGACTGAAGGACAGTAGCAGAACGGCGCAGGGCATCTTAGAAGAGGCCTCCCTCATGAC GAGTCTGAAGCACAACAACCTGGTGAACCTCTTAGGACTGGTGTTTGAGGACTCTTGCATCCTGCTGGTGACAGAATTCATGAGCAAAGGATCCCTCGTGGATTACCTGCGTTCCAGGGGCAGGTTTCACGTTTCCAAAAGAGATCAGATCAATTTCGCATG CGACACATGTAGTGGTATGGCTTACTTGGAGTCCCAGAAGGTAGTCCATCGTGACCTGGCTGCCCGTAATGTGCTTATCAGCGAAGAAGGTGTGGCCAAGGTTTGCGACTTTGGACTGGCCCAGGAAATGAAACTTAAGCTGGACGGCGGAAAGTTCCCCATCAAGTGGACAGCACCTGAGGCTCTCAGACAGAGT aAATTTTCAAACAAATCTGATATGTGGTCTTTCGGAATTCTTCTGTGGGAGATTTACTCTTTTGGTAGAGTTCCTTACCCTCGAATT CCACTAGCAGATGTGATGAAACATGTCGAAAAAGGTTACCGCATGGAGGCACCTGACCTCTGCCCTCCGGAAGTTTACCAGCTAATGAAGGAT GCATGGAACGAGAACTGCAAACGTAGACCCACATTCCAAGAGGCACTCAAACGACTCACACAGCTGCGACAGTCTAGCCTGGCATGA
- the Csk gene encoding tyrosine-protein kinase CSK isoform X2, protein MEGMIPTSYVTECRKEVKLNTMAWFHGKISREEAENLLTPREDGLFLVRESTNFPGDYTLCVCFEHKVEHYRVIYKDNKLTIDEEEFFDHLTKLVEHYEQDADGLCTQLKRSVPKQGRREYAVDPEKAFKAAGWSINRQELKLLDSIGKGEFGDVLLGEWQGQKVAVKRLKDSSRTAQGILEEASLMTSLKHNNLVNLLGLVFEDSCILLVTEFMSKGSLVDYLRSRGRFHVSKRDQINFACDTCSGMAYLESQKVVHRDLAARNVLISEEGVAKVCDFGLAQEMKLKLDGGKFPIKWTAPEALRQSKFSNKSDMWSFGILLWEIYSFGRVPYPRIPLADVMKHVEKGYRMEAPDLCPPEVYQLMKDAWNENCKRRPTFQEALKRLTQLRQSSLA, encoded by the exons ATGGAGGGCATGATACCCACCTCGTACGTCACGGAATGCCGGAAGGAGGTCAAGCTCAATACTATGGC atGGTTCCACGGCAAGATCAGCCGCGAGGAGGCCGAGAACCTGCTGACCCCGCGCGAGGACGGCCTCTTCCTGGTGCGGGAGTCCACCAACTTCCCGGGCGACTACACCCTCTGCGTCTGCTTCGAGCATAAG GTTGAGCACTATAGAGTAATATATAAGGACAACAAATTGACTATCGATGAGGAGGAATTCTTCGACCATCTCACTAAACTGGTTGAG CACTATGAACAAGATGCCGATGGCCTTTGCACGCAACTAAAGCGCTCAGTCCCCAAGCAAGGCAGACGGGAATATGCGGTGGATCCAGAGAAGGCCTTTAAGGCTGCTGGCTGGTCCATAAACAGACAGGAACTAAAG CTTTTAGACTCCATAGGCAAGGGTGAATTTGGTGATGTCCTCCTGGGAGAGTGGCAAGGTCAGAAGGTGGCTGTGAAGAGACTGAAGGACAGTAGCAGAACGGCGCAGGGCATCTTAGAAGAGGCCTCCCTCATGAC GAGTCTGAAGCACAACAACCTGGTGAACCTCTTAGGACTGGTGTTTGAGGACTCTTGCATCCTGCTGGTGACAGAATTCATGAGCAAAGGATCCCTCGTGGATTACCTGCGTTCCAGGGGCAGGTTTCACGTTTCCAAAAGAGATCAGATCAATTTCGCATG CGACACATGTAGTGGTATGGCTTACTTGGAGTCCCAGAAGGTAGTCCATCGTGACCTGGCTGCCCGTAATGTGCTTATCAGCGAAGAAGGTGTGGCCAAGGTTTGCGACTTTGGACTGGCCCAGGAAATGAAACTTAAGCTGGACGGCGGAAAGTTCCCCATCAAGTGGACAGCACCTGAGGCTCTCAGACAGAGT aAATTTTCAAACAAATCTGATATGTGGTCTTTCGGAATTCTTCTGTGGGAGATTTACTCTTTTGGTAGAGTTCCTTACCCTCGAATT CCACTAGCAGATGTGATGAAACATGTCGAAAAAGGTTACCGCATGGAGGCACCTGACCTCTGCCCTCCGGAAGTTTACCAGCTAATGAAGGAT GCATGGAACGAGAACTGCAAACGTAGACCCACATTCCAAGAGGCACTCAAACGACTCACACAGCTGCGACAGTCTAGCCTGGCATGA